From the genome of Drosophila melanogaster chromosome 2L, one region includes:
- the Aasdh gene encoding Aminoadipate-semialdehyde dehydrogenase, isoform A, with amino-acid sequence MIPSDMDLIESTAEQPDKLYNINRIRAFKDVPFLIRRTESKDTIVSYADAADEIQVLMNFLRKNGVPDEAGIALRVTEHTPASSLMILAILNNKCHFFPTDKMMLSQDLYSQMSTAGVDYLVANKHLTVAPLYFTFLGSILVFKEDCRLYRVKLKSADETVQSKKPLPANMCYTISTTGTTGKPKLIHVPYECIAPNIVGLSQKLNVSMADIIYLGTPITFDPFVVEFFLALQNGATLLTSRHSMRDSPSKVLSALFPDNLATPGITVLQMTPSLFRQFGASSIKDRVLSGSSSLRVLLLGGEPFPSNVELVTWMHPSVLMQKHICNIYGITEISCWSLLHIVQSLQSPVPLGTPIEEDTVLRIESEDNETSQQGELFLGSVKRRCYIPEVDDQANASQDDSGICFRATGDLVTRQQDGTLFYSERSNDVVKRAGNRISLGLITRKIQKCLPSSELTTCLWLEDLQKLICCIRTLESKTRVQQRVQTFDILSKVSIAEQPDRFVYLQHFPCNVHGKLDKQQLLKMCIPLAQPAQQILKSYLHDRLECVEEPDDSASKKQRLDDAAPCGYDLSFRQAGGTSFHAITICREIGLQMCIDDEQRHLFEMLLDENIPLRTVLRFLDTAKLVANNIKRKNVETAVVVSACQSGLIIKRIEQPVLKLQIYWKVNFEKCIDSPVTEYEGRFICVGAHSKILRTLNPQTGSEYSVVKLPERIECKVTFLTEQLAMVGCYDGCLYGFNPQTGNIVFRVGIGGLIKSQPMLTADGRRIIVCSYADDYNVYCLSAERQEVLWCLRIGEKPIFASPLELPREQSLIVCTLDGSYSRVAITDGSVEWTQKFREPVFSTPVLLESVSNIFLSAEVAGRVHACHVGNGKILATFSTEGNIFSSLVVKTPPTFMGHSFAIFGCIDQHLYCLRCKTGPGGKSVELELHWKVDVGAPIYATPTLLTVQPNGLLVWCAATDGRVMLINFRNGEIQWSDKLPGQVFSSACFIEDLRRVFVGCRDNFLYCLGI; translated from the exons ATGATTCCATCAGATATGGACCTAATTGAATCAACCGCGGAGCAGCCGGACAAACTCTACAACATCAACAGAATCCGAGCGTTTAAAGATGTTCCCTTCCTGATAAGGCGCACGGAGTCCAAGGACACGATCGTGTCATACGCCGATGCTGCAGATGAGATTCAAGTTTTGATGAATTTTCTGCGAAAGAACGGGGTCCCAGATGAGGCAGGAATTGCTCTACGAGTCACGGAGCACACGCCGGCCTCTTCTCTTATGATTTTGGC GATCCTCAACAACAAGTGCCACTTTTTTCCCACGGATAAGATGATGCTGTCACAGGATCTATACTCACAGATGAGCACGGCCGGAGTGGACTACCTCGTGGCCAACAAACATTTAACCGTTGCACCCTTGTACTTCACATTTCTGGGGAGCATCTTGGTGTTTAAGGAGGACTGTAGGCTATACAGGGTAAAGTTGAAATCCGCTGATGAGACTGTACAATCCAAAAAGCCGTTACCAGCCAATATGTGCTACACAATCTCCACGACGGGCACTACGGGTAAGCCAAAGCTCATACATGTGCCCTATGAATGCATAGCGCCCAACATAGTGGGGCTCAG CCAAAAGTTAAACGTCTCCATGGCCGACATCATTTACCTTGGCACACCAATTACCTTCGATCCCTTCGTGGTGGAGTTCTTCCTAGCTCTTCAAAATGGTGCTACTTTACTGACCAGTCGTCACTCCATGAGGGACTCGCCAAGCAAGGTGCTAAGTGCCCTCTTCCCCGACAACCTGGCCACACCGGGAATCACTGTTCTGCAGATGACTCCTTCGCTGTTTCGGCAATTTGGTGCATCTTCCATCAAAGATCGAGTGCTCAGCGGGTCCAGTTCATTGAG AGTACTGCTCCTTGGTGGCGAACCATTTCCCAGCAATGTCGAGCTTGTTACTTGGATGCATCCAAGTGTCCTGATGCAGAAGCACATATGCAACATATATGGAATCACGGAAATATCCTGTTGGAGCCTACTGCACATCGTTCAGTCATTACAATCTCCTGTGCCTTTGGGCACGCCTATCGAAGAGGACACGGTTCTGCGGATTGAATCCGAAGACAATGAAACCTCACAGCAAGGAGAGCTGTTTCTGGGTAGTGTCAAGCGGCGTTGCTATATCCCAGAAGTTGATGACCAGGCGAATGCTTCACAAGACGATTCAGGTATTTGTTTCAGGGCGACAGGAGATTTGGTAACACGACAGCAGGATGGCACATTGTTCTATAGTGAGAGATCGAACGATGTGGTAAAGCGAGCTGGTAATCGCATTAGCTTGG gTTTAATCACcagaaaaattcaaaaatgtctGCCTAGCTCGGAACTGACTACTTGCCTATGGCTCGAAGATTTGCAGAAACTCATTTGCTGCATTCGAACCCTAGAGTCGAAGACTAGAGTTCAGCAGCGGGTCCAAACCTTTGATATACTTTCCAAGGTATCGATTGCCGAGCAGCCAGATAGATTTGTCTATCTGCAACACTTTCCCTGCAACGTACACGGCAAGCTAGACAAGCAACAGCTTCTTAAAATGTGCATTCCCCTTGCACAACCAGCTCAGCAGATATTAAAGAGCTATCTACACGATAGGCTAGAATGTGTGGAAGAGCCTGATGATAGCGCTTCGAAAAAGCAGCGACTTGATGACGCCGCTCCCTGTGGCTATGATTTGAGTTTTCGCCAGGCGGGTGGCACATCATTCCATGCCATCACCATTTGCCGAGAGATAGGTTTACAAATGTGCATCGATGATGAGCAACGCCACTTGTTCGAAATGCTACTGGATGAGAACATTCCGTTGCGCACAGTGCTAAGATTCTTGGACACAGCCAAGTTGGTGGCCAACAATATTAAGCGAAAGAATGTTGAGACAGCGGTAGTTGTCTCAGCCTGCCAAAGTGGCTTGATTATTAAACGTATCGAACAGCCGGTCCTCAAGCTTCAGATCTACTGGAAGGTCAACTTCGAGAAGTGCATAGACTCCCCAGTGACCGAATACGAGGGACGCTTCATTTGCGTGGGCGCACATTCGAAAATCCTCCGGACGCTTAATCCCCAGACGGGCAGCGAATACAGTGTAGTGAAACTTCCCGAACGTATCGAGTGTAAGGTGACGTTCCTCACCGAGCAGCTTGCCATGGTGGGCTGCTACGATGGATGTCTCTACGGTTTCAATCCCCAAACCGGTAACATTGTATTTCGCGTTGGAATTGGTGGCTTAATTAAGTCGCAGCCCATGCTAACCGCCGATGGTCGCCGAATCATAGTATGCAGCTATGCCGATGACTACAATGTCTATTGCTTGTCAGCCGAGCGGCAGGAGGTGCTGTGGTGCCTAAGGATCGGTGAAAAACCGATCTTTGCGAGTCCTTTGGAGCTGCCGAGGGAACAGTCGCTGATAGTCTGCACTTTGGACGGCAGCTACTCACGTGTGGCCATTACCGATGGCTCAGTGGAGTGGACGCAGAAATTTAGAGAACCAGTATTCTCCACACCTGTTCTTTTGGAATCCGTATCCAATATTTTTCTAAGCGCGGAAGTGGCTGGGCGAGTCCATGCCTGTCATGTGGGCAATGGCAAAATT CTGGCTACCTTCAGCACAGAAGGAAACATTTTCTCTTCGCTAGTGGTCAAGACCCCACCGACTTTTATGGGACAttcctttgccatttttgGTTGCATAGACCAACATTTGTATTGCCTGCGATGCAAAACCGGACCGGGTGGCAAATCTGTTGAGCTTGAGCTGCACTGGAAGGTCGATGTGGGTGCACCCATATATGCCACGCCAACTTTGCTAACAGTGCAGCCGAACGGTCTTTTGGTTTGGTGCGCCGCCACCGATGGACGCGTCATGCTGATAAACTTTAGAAATGGCGAGATTCAGTGGTCGGATAAACTACCCGGTCAAGTCTTTTCCAGTGCATGCTTTATTGAGGACCTGCGTCGTGTTTTCGTGGGATGCCGAGACAATTTCCTTTACTGTCTGGGCATCTAG
- the Aasdh gene encoding Aminoadipate-semialdehyde dehydrogenase, isoform D, giving the protein MIPSDMDLIESTAEQPDKLYNINRIRAFKDVPFLIRRTESKDTIVSYADAADEIQVLMNFLRKNGVPDEAGIALRVTEHTPASSLMILAILNNKCHFFPTDKMMLSQDLYSQMSTAGVDYLVANKHLTVAPLYFTFLGSILVFKEDCRLYRVKLKSADETVQSKKPLPANMCYTISTTGTTGKPKLIHVPYECIAPNIVGLSQKLNVSMADIIYLGTPITFDPFVVEFFLALQNGATLLTSRHSMRDSPSKVLSALFPDNLATPGITVLQMTPSLFRQFGASSIKDRVLSGSSSLRLFLEYCSLVANHFPAMSSLLLGCIQVS; this is encoded by the exons ATGATTCCATCAGATATGGACCTAATTGAATCAACCGCGGAGCAGCCGGACAAACTCTACAACATCAACAGAATCCGAGCGTTTAAAGATGTTCCCTTCCTGATAAGGCGCACGGAGTCCAAGGACACGATCGTGTCATACGCCGATGCTGCAGATGAGATTCAAGTTTTGATGAATTTTCTGCGAAAGAACGGGGTCCCAGATGAGGCAGGAATTGCTCTACGAGTCACGGAGCACACGCCGGCCTCTTCTCTTATGATTTTGGC GATCCTCAACAACAAGTGCCACTTTTTTCCCACGGATAAGATGATGCTGTCACAGGATCTATACTCACAGATGAGCACGGCCGGAGTGGACTACCTCGTGGCCAACAAACATTTAACCGTTGCACCCTTGTACTTCACATTTCTGGGGAGCATCTTGGTGTTTAAGGAGGACTGTAGGCTATACAGGGTAAAGTTGAAATCCGCTGATGAGACTGTACAATCCAAAAAGCCGTTACCAGCCAATATGTGCTACACAATCTCCACGACGGGCACTACGGGTAAGCCAAAGCTCATACATGTGCCCTATGAATGCATAGCGCCCAACATAGTGGGGCTCAG CCAAAAGTTAAACGTCTCCATGGCCGACATCATTTACCTTGGCACACCAATTACCTTCGATCCCTTCGTGGTGGAGTTCTTCCTAGCTCTTCAAAATGGTGCTACTTTACTGACCAGTCGTCACTCCATGAGGGACTCGCCAAGCAAGGTGCTAAGTGCCCTCTTCCCCGACAACCTGGCCACACCGGGAATCACTGTTCTGCAGATGACTCCTTCGCTGTTTCGGCAATTTGGTGCATCTTCCATCAAAGATCGAGTGCTCAGCGGGTCCAGTTCATTGAG ATTGTTTTTAGAGTACTGCTCCTTGGTGGCGAACCATTTCCCAGCAATGTCGAGCTTGTTACTTGGATGCATCCAAGTGTCCTGA
- the Agpat2 gene encoding 1-Acylglycerol-3-phosphate O-acyltransferase 2, isoform C translates to MACTCEVIGLACVVALILSATAKAPYQMRMFFIFFGAGLIVFLCVPFMILRPRDYRNALFPSWCFRQLCRLVGITMEVRGLENVRKDHGAVVIMNHQSAVDLCVLAYLWPVIGRATVVSKKEVLYIPFFGIGAWLWGTLYIDRSRKTDSINSLQKEAKAIQERNCKLLLFPEGTRNSKDSLLPFKKGSFHIALQGKSPVQPVVISKYSFMDDEKKTFRPGHALIHILPEVSTEKYKREDVQLLIDECQSIMQTEYTKLSKEGQALSSKKQA, encoded by the exons ATGGCTTGTACATGCGAAGTTATTGGACTGGCCTGCGTGGTGGCTTTAATCCTAAGCGCCACGGCCAAGGCTCCCTATCAGATGCGCAtgttctttatattttttggagCTGGTCTGATAGTCTTTCTGTGCGTGCCCTTTATGATTCTGCGACCGCGAGACTATCGAAATGCGCT TTTTCCATCATGGTGCTTCCGGCAGCTTTGCCGCCTGGTGGGCATAACAATGGAGGTTCGTGGTCTGGAGAATGTCCGTAAGGACCATGGGGCAGTGGTGATAATGAACCACCAAAGTGCTGTTGATCTTTGCGTTCTGGCCTATTTGTGGCCTGTGATCGGAAGAGCAACAGTTGTCTCCAAGAAGGAGGTTCTCTACATCCCATTCTTTGGCATTGGAGCATGGCTCTGGGGTACCCTATACATCGACCGCTCCCGCAAGACCGACTCGATCAACTCTCTGCAAAAGGAGGCGAAGGCGATACAGGAGCGCAACTGCAAGCTACTGCTCTTCCCTGAGGGAACGCGCAACTCCAAGGACTCGTTGCTGCCCTTCAAGAAGGGCTCATTCCACATCGCACTGCAGGGCAAGAGCCCCGTTCAGCCGGTGGTCATATCGAAGTACTCATTCATGGATGACGAGAAAAAGACATTCCGTCCTGGCCACGCCCTAATCCACATCCTACCCGAGGTGTCCACCGAGAAGTACAAGAGGGAGGACGTGCAGCTGCTGATCGACGAATGCCAGTCCATCATGCAGACGGAGTACACAAAGCTGAGCAAAGAAGGCCAAGCCTTGAGCTCAAAGAAGCAGGCATAG
- the prg gene encoding piragua, isoform B, giving the protein MHTSDISMTQDQDVSTCRLCHHNTDPNSLNIFDDTVQFCKDVSIAEVSKSLWSVQYDRNECLSELICSRCLEILEEAFELRKGMQEREQSLQEQLKEMIKDHPKHRPGLNGNPGVFVPEEGCIIVEVDPENLAESSEEEFALGSDGEYENYDDDDEEEEEDYDEEDEEDGQNGEDVDMPLGMDAAQMAAQQSVANNANTTEARPKRAFLCQYCDLGFTLPAECQEHELAAHDPNAPYCCNFCNIKLVTRPALISHIKTLHDPDRPYVCAHCRKGFVRRSDLKKHTIVHTGVRPFTCNVCSKSFSRNTNLTKHMRIHSGVKPFVCQQCPRSFQTAVEMMRHTRSHGEVKAFQCGRCPYSFSRRDKLIAHQQVHTRRDMEQQQQMGLIPPMEGDLQQQALQAKQKAAAQTKNSRYYHCDVCDRTFQRERDLQRHQALHMDSLFACKTCNQGFNRREQLQRHELEAHGPSFTCGICCISFLHQIELENHLKVHQLQHKMAQRAQEAAILPLKMAEKAPVAMTAPLVQDPQLVRPSAAELSFYSNMIPTMNLGFYSETRPEE; this is encoded by the exons ATGCATACATCGGATATCAGCATGACCCAGGATCAGGATGTGAGCACTTGTCGCCTGTGCCACCATAATACGGATCCCAACTCGCTAAACATTTTCGATGACACCGTGCAGTTTTGCAAGGATGTGTCCATTGCAGAGGTTTCCAAGAGTCTCTGGAGCGTTCAG TACGATCGCAACGAATGTTTGTCGGAGCTCATTTGCTCAAGGTGTCTGGAGATCCTCGAAGAGGCATTCGAGCTGCGAAAAGGAATGCAGGAGCGGGAACAGTCCCTGCAGGAGCAGCTGAAGGAGATGATTAAAGATCATCCGAAGCACCGTCCAGGCCTGAATGGCAACCCCGGAGTATTCGTACCCGAGGAGGGCTGCATTATTGTGGAAGTTGATCCAGAGAATCTGGCAGAGAGCAGTGAAGAGGAATTCGCACTCGGCTCCGATGGGGAGTACGAAAACtatgacgacgatgatgaggaggaggaggaagactACGATGAGGAGGACGAGGAAGATGGCCAGAACGGCGAAGACGTCGACATGCCACTGGGCATGGATGCGGCCCAGATGGCGGCTCAACAGTCCGTTGCCAACAACGCCAACACCACGGAGGCACGGCCAAAACGAGCGTTCCTCTGTCAATACTGTGATCTTGGGTTCACTCTGCCCGCCGAGTGTCAAGAGCACGAGCTGGCTGCACACGATCCCAACGCACCGTACTGCTGCAACTTTTGCAACATCAAGCTGGTTACCCGGCCTGCTTTGATTTCGCACATAAAGACACTGCATGATCCGGACCGTCCGTATGTGTGTGCTCACTGTCGGAAGGGTTTTGTGCGCCGCTCCGATCTTAAAAAGCACACAATCGTGCACACTGGCGTGAGGCCCTTCACATGCAACGTTTGCTCCAAGAGTTTCTCGCGGAATACAAATCTGACCAAGCACATGCGCATTCATAGCGGTGTCAAGCCCTTTGTTTGCCAGCAGTGTCCGCGATCCTTCCAGACGGCTGTGGAAATGATGCGCCACACACGTTCGCACGGAGAGGTAAAGGCTTTCCAATGTGGACGCTGTCCCTACTCGTTTTCGCGCAGGGATAAGCTAATAGCCCACCAGCAAGTCCATACCAGGCGGGacatggagcagcagcagcaaatgggTCTAATTCCCCCGATGGAGGgtgatctgcagcagcaggcgtTGCAGGCTAAACAAAAGGCTGCCGCACAAACCAAAAACTCACGCTATTACCACTGTGATGTCTGCGATCGAACTTTCCAACGGGAGAGGGACCTGCAACGCCATCAAGCTCTTCACATGGACTCGCTGTTCGCCTGCAAGACATGTAATCAAGGTTTCAACCGACGCGAGCAACTGCAGCGCCATGAGCTAGAGGCTCATGGTCCCAGCTTTACGTGCGGAATCTGTTGCATTAGCTTCCTGCATCAAATTGAGCTGGAGAATCACCTCAAAGTCCATCAGTTGCAGCACAAGATGGCCCAGCGGGCTCAAGAGGCTGCTATTTTACCCCTAAAAATGGCCGAAAAGGCTCCAGTGGCTATGACGGCTCCGCTAGTTCAGGATCCCCAGCTAGTGCGTCCCTCGGCAGCGGAACTGTCGTTCTACAGCAACATGATTCCCACAATGAATCTGGGCTTCTACAGCGAGACTCGTCCCGAGGAATAG
- the CheA29a gene encoding chemosensory protein A 29a — translation MWHCELKVFLILWTVSQVYIPCWGKKFISRFESINGIEGEKETLFTCSVRLVGRERMLNGSIMHQVDLDDSFDVWMDILHFKNGEWAQGNIKVRTKPCDWFTNYFGKYFLPLVKDSNLPPIQEMCVFPKGEYYLRITKIEPQNWPPILYRGLNQFNINYVRDGKSTGGIQFVIDLEDSTL, via the exons ATGTGGCATTGTGAGCTTAAAGTTTTTCTAATCCTGTGGACGGTCTCCCAGGTATATATACCT TGCTGGGGAAAGAAGTTCATCAGTCGATTTGAGTCGATAAATGGTATTGAAGGCGAAAAGGAAACTCTATTCACTTGTTCAGTGCGGCTCGTGGGAAGAGAACGTATGTTAAATGGATCAATTATGCACCAAGTCGACTTGGACGACTCCTTCGATGTGTGGATGGATATTCTTCACTTCAAGAACGGAGAGTGGGCTCAAGGAAATATCAAAGTGCGAACGAAGCCCTGCGATTGGTTCACCAACTACTTTGGTAAATACTTCCTGCCATTGGTCAAGGATTCAAATCTACCGCCAATTCAAGAGATGTGTGTATTCCCAAAGGGTGAATATTATTTGCGAATTACCAAAATCGAACCTCAAAACTGGCCGCCGATTTTGTATCGAGGCCTAAACCAATTCAACATTAATTATGTAAGAGATGGCAAAAGTACTGGCGGGATTCAATTTGTCATTGACTTGGAAGATTCCACATTATAG